One window of Athalia rosae chromosome 4, iyAthRosa1.1, whole genome shotgun sequence genomic DNA carries:
- the LOC110117171 gene encoding uncharacterized protein LOC110117171 isoform X1, translating to MRRAGSLRACQARSWTTETSNLQNKRAQTAGILRSGLYQSRVSPTTSSTRTENSGQRSTSVQKRRVFQRSLPASKPSSFSGGDKGATWTSKETETTSSSFTCHRSSCPVHSEKEKSASGSTTTSGIHGSVRHANKWENNTNRMHAHVITRTNNKSIGGFFDRPATQPPTRSVEPREIRSYSNNLRSEVAPHRDPIKQWIAEKLTTLEKRDQSFPRRQSAQYRTSTSFQDSVAEYRPSTAAPTIRTPSGVTDQSADRAGKNQATERRFHRSPAATRPEVRKTRLVLSNGTRMVERNFLSGSSRPFTANESSKLLPTPKGTKSPNKCEVQRLQSVGTIPTTTEGLRGRGRASLPYNDVYRKSLGTKTCSKLPSAIHTSDRLRDRLRKVRTDLQVKMLQEADLHNGCEKNQKPFRERHEVI from the exons ATGCGCCGGGCGGGATCTCTTCGCGCTTGTCAGGCGAGGTCCTGGACCACGGAGACTTCGAATCTGCAAAATAAACGCGCACAAACCGCAGGGATTTTGAG ATCTGGTTTATATCAGTCCCGAGTATCTCCCACGACCAGTTCCACGCGCACTGAAAATTCCGGACAGCGATCTACGAGCGTCCAGAAACGCAGGGTCTTTCAAAGATCGTTACCTGCATCGAAACCCTCGTCATTTTCTGGGGGTGACAAAGGGGCTACATGGACCTCAAAAGAGACTGAAACTACCTCGAGTTCCTTCACCTGCCATCGTTCGTCCTGCCCGGTACacagcgaaaaagaaaaatcagcgtCAGGATCGACGACTACATCTGGAATTCACGGATCGGTACGCCACGCGAATAAGTGGGAAAATAACACGAATCGAATGCACGCTCACGTCATTACCAGGACGAACAATAAAAG CATTGGAGGGTTCTTTGATAGGCCGGCGACCCAGCCCCCTACGCGGTCAGTTGAACCCCGTGAAATTCGGAGCTACTCGAATAACCTTCGCTCCGAAGTGGCCCCACATCGTGATCCCATAAAGCAGTGGATAGCCGAAAAACTAACGACATTGGAAAAGCGGGACCAAAGTTTTCCACGACGACAGTCTGCGCAGTACAGGACGTCGACGAGC TTTCAGGATTCCGTAGCCGAATATCGACCTTCAACTGCGGCACCTACGATCAGAACGCCTTCCGGAGTCACCGATCAGAGCGCGGATAGAGCTGGCAAAAATCAAGCAACCGAACGACGTTTTCACAG GTCACCTGCGGCTACGAGACCGGAGGTCCGAAAGACGAGGCTTGTATTATCGAACGGTACGCGGATGGTGGAAAGAAACTTTCTTAGTGGCTCTTCTAGGCCTTTCACCGCGAATGAGAGCTCCAAACTTTTGCCAACACCCAAGGGGACTAAATCTCCTAACAAA TGCGAGGTACAACGTCTGCAGAGTGTTGGAACGATTCCGACAACAACGGAGGGGCTTCGAGGACGAGGAAGAGCGTCCTTGCCGTACAACGACGTGTACCGGAAGTCACTCGGTACCAAAACGTGCTCCAAACTACCCTCCGCAATACATACGTCTGACCGACTCCGGGATCGATTACGAAAAGTGCGAACTGACCTTCAGGTAAAGATGCTACAGGAGGCTGATCTTCATAATGGTtgcgagaaaaatcaaaaaccttTCAGAGAACGTCACGAAGTGATCTAG
- the LOC110117171 gene encoding uncharacterized protein LOC110117171 isoform X5 has product MRRAGSLRACQARSWTTETSNLQNKRAQTAGILRSGLYQSRVSPTTSSTRTENSGQRSTSVQKRRVFQRSLPASKPSSFSGGDKGATWTSKETETTSSSFTCHRSSCPVHSEKEKSASGSTTTSGIHGSVRHANKWENNTNRMHAHVITRTNNKSIGGFFDRPATQPPTRSVEPREIRSYSNNLRSEVAPHRDPIKQWIAEKLTTLEKRDQSFPRRQSAQYRTSTSFQDSVAEYRPSTAAPTIRTPSGVTDQSADRAGKNQATERRFHRSPAATRPEVRKTRLVLSNGTRMVERNFLSGSSRPFTANESSKLLPTPKGTKSPNKLRWMEHLVRGTTSAECWNDSDNNGGASRTRKSVLAVQRRVPEVTRYQNVLQTTLRNTYV; this is encoded by the exons ATGCGCCGGGCGGGATCTCTTCGCGCTTGTCAGGCGAGGTCCTGGACCACGGAGACTTCGAATCTGCAAAATAAACGCGCACAAACCGCAGGGATTTTGAG ATCTGGTTTATATCAGTCCCGAGTATCTCCCACGACCAGTTCCACGCGCACTGAAAATTCCGGACAGCGATCTACGAGCGTCCAGAAACGCAGGGTCTTTCAAAGATCGTTACCTGCATCGAAACCCTCGTCATTTTCTGGGGGTGACAAAGGGGCTACATGGACCTCAAAAGAGACTGAAACTACCTCGAGTTCCTTCACCTGCCATCGTTCGTCCTGCCCGGTACacagcgaaaaagaaaaatcagcgtCAGGATCGACGACTACATCTGGAATTCACGGATCGGTACGCCACGCGAATAAGTGGGAAAATAACACGAATCGAATGCACGCTCACGTCATTACCAGGACGAACAATAAAAG CATTGGAGGGTTCTTTGATAGGCCGGCGACCCAGCCCCCTACGCGGTCAGTTGAACCCCGTGAAATTCGGAGCTACTCGAATAACCTTCGCTCCGAAGTGGCCCCACATCGTGATCCCATAAAGCAGTGGATAGCCGAAAAACTAACGACATTGGAAAAGCGGGACCAAAGTTTTCCACGACGACAGTCTGCGCAGTACAGGACGTCGACGAGC TTTCAGGATTCCGTAGCCGAATATCGACCTTCAACTGCGGCACCTACGATCAGAACGCCTTCCGGAGTCACCGATCAGAGCGCGGATAGAGCTGGCAAAAATCAAGCAACCGAACGACGTTTTCACAG GTCACCTGCGGCTACGAGACCGGAGGTCCGAAAGACGAGGCTTGTATTATCGAACGGTACGCGGATGGTGGAAAGAAACTTTCTTAGTGGCTCTTCTAGGCCTTTCACCGCGAATGAGAGCTCCAAACTTTTGCCAACACCCAAGGGGACTAAATCTCCTAACAAA TTAAGATGGATGGAACACTTAGTGCGAGGTACAACGTCTGCAGAGTGTTGGAACGATTCCGACAACAACGGAGGGGCTTCGAGGACGAGGAAGAGCGTCCTTGCCGTACAACGACGTGTACCGGAAGTCACTCGGTACCAAAACGTGCTCCAAACTACCCTCCGCAATACATACGTCTGA
- the LOC110117171 gene encoding uncharacterized protein LOC110117171 isoform X4: MRRAGSLRACQARSWTTETSNLQNKRAQTAGILRSGLYQSRVSPTTSSTRTENSGQRSTSVQKRRVFQRSLPASKPSSFSGGDKGATWTSKETETTSSSFTCHRSSCPVHSEKEKSASGSTTTSGIHGSVRHANKWENNTNRMHAHVITRTNNKSIGGFFDRPATQPPTRSVEPREIRSYSNNLRSEVAPHRDPIKQWIAEKLTTLEKRDQSFPRRQSAQYRTSTSFQDSVAEYRPSTAAPTIRTPSGVTDQSADRAGKNQATERRFHRSPAATRPEVRKTRLVLSNGTRMVERNFLSGSSRPFTANESSKLLPTPKGTKSPNKCEVQRLQSVGTIPTTTEGLRGRGRASLPYNDVYRKSLGTKTCSKLPSAIHTSDRLRDRLRKVRTDLQRTSRSDLGPPPEKFL; encoded by the exons ATGCGCCGGGCGGGATCTCTTCGCGCTTGTCAGGCGAGGTCCTGGACCACGGAGACTTCGAATCTGCAAAATAAACGCGCACAAACCGCAGGGATTTTGAG ATCTGGTTTATATCAGTCCCGAGTATCTCCCACGACCAGTTCCACGCGCACTGAAAATTCCGGACAGCGATCTACGAGCGTCCAGAAACGCAGGGTCTTTCAAAGATCGTTACCTGCATCGAAACCCTCGTCATTTTCTGGGGGTGACAAAGGGGCTACATGGACCTCAAAAGAGACTGAAACTACCTCGAGTTCCTTCACCTGCCATCGTTCGTCCTGCCCGGTACacagcgaaaaagaaaaatcagcgtCAGGATCGACGACTACATCTGGAATTCACGGATCGGTACGCCACGCGAATAAGTGGGAAAATAACACGAATCGAATGCACGCTCACGTCATTACCAGGACGAACAATAAAAG CATTGGAGGGTTCTTTGATAGGCCGGCGACCCAGCCCCCTACGCGGTCAGTTGAACCCCGTGAAATTCGGAGCTACTCGAATAACCTTCGCTCCGAAGTGGCCCCACATCGTGATCCCATAAAGCAGTGGATAGCCGAAAAACTAACGACATTGGAAAAGCGGGACCAAAGTTTTCCACGACGACAGTCTGCGCAGTACAGGACGTCGACGAGC TTTCAGGATTCCGTAGCCGAATATCGACCTTCAACTGCGGCACCTACGATCAGAACGCCTTCCGGAGTCACCGATCAGAGCGCGGATAGAGCTGGCAAAAATCAAGCAACCGAACGACGTTTTCACAG GTCACCTGCGGCTACGAGACCGGAGGTCCGAAAGACGAGGCTTGTATTATCGAACGGTACGCGGATGGTGGAAAGAAACTTTCTTAGTGGCTCTTCTAGGCCTTTCACCGCGAATGAGAGCTCCAAACTTTTGCCAACACCCAAGGGGACTAAATCTCCTAACAAA TGCGAGGTACAACGTCTGCAGAGTGTTGGAACGATTCCGACAACAACGGAGGGGCTTCGAGGACGAGGAAGAGCGTCCTTGCCGTACAACGACGTGTACCGGAAGTCACTCGGTACCAAAACGTGCTCCAAACTACCCTCCGCAATACATACGTCTGACCGACTCCGGGATCGATTACGAAAAGTGCGAACTGACCTTCAG AGAACGTCACGAAGTGATCTAGGACCACCTccagaaaaatttctctga
- the LOC110117171 gene encoding uncharacterized protein LOC110117171 isoform X3, whose protein sequence is MRRAGSLRACQARSWTTETSNLQNKRAQTAGILRSGLYQSRVSPTTSSTRTENSGQRSTSVQKRRVFQRSLPASKPSSFSGGDKGATWTSKETETTSSSFTCHRSSCPVHSEKEKSASGSTTTSGIHGSVRHANKWENNTNRMHAHVITRTNNKSIGGFFDRPATQPPTRSVEPREIRSYSNNLRSEVAPHRDPIKQWIAEKLTTLEKRDQSFPRRQSAQYRTSTSFQDSVAEYRPSTAAPTIRTPSGVTDQSADRAGKNQATERRFHRSPAATRPEVRKTRLVLSNGTRMVERNFLSGSSRPFTANESSKLLPTPKGTKSPNKSVGTIPTTTEGLRGRGRASLPYNDVYRKSLGTKTCSKLPSAIHTSDRLRDRLRKVRTDLQVKMLQEADLHNGCEKNQKPFRERHEVI, encoded by the exons ATGCGCCGGGCGGGATCTCTTCGCGCTTGTCAGGCGAGGTCCTGGACCACGGAGACTTCGAATCTGCAAAATAAACGCGCACAAACCGCAGGGATTTTGAG ATCTGGTTTATATCAGTCCCGAGTATCTCCCACGACCAGTTCCACGCGCACTGAAAATTCCGGACAGCGATCTACGAGCGTCCAGAAACGCAGGGTCTTTCAAAGATCGTTACCTGCATCGAAACCCTCGTCATTTTCTGGGGGTGACAAAGGGGCTACATGGACCTCAAAAGAGACTGAAACTACCTCGAGTTCCTTCACCTGCCATCGTTCGTCCTGCCCGGTACacagcgaaaaagaaaaatcagcgtCAGGATCGACGACTACATCTGGAATTCACGGATCGGTACGCCACGCGAATAAGTGGGAAAATAACACGAATCGAATGCACGCTCACGTCATTACCAGGACGAACAATAAAAG CATTGGAGGGTTCTTTGATAGGCCGGCGACCCAGCCCCCTACGCGGTCAGTTGAACCCCGTGAAATTCGGAGCTACTCGAATAACCTTCGCTCCGAAGTGGCCCCACATCGTGATCCCATAAAGCAGTGGATAGCCGAAAAACTAACGACATTGGAAAAGCGGGACCAAAGTTTTCCACGACGACAGTCTGCGCAGTACAGGACGTCGACGAGC TTTCAGGATTCCGTAGCCGAATATCGACCTTCAACTGCGGCACCTACGATCAGAACGCCTTCCGGAGTCACCGATCAGAGCGCGGATAGAGCTGGCAAAAATCAAGCAACCGAACGACGTTTTCACAG GTCACCTGCGGCTACGAGACCGGAGGTCCGAAAGACGAGGCTTGTATTATCGAACGGTACGCGGATGGTGGAAAGAAACTTTCTTAGTGGCTCTTCTAGGCCTTTCACCGCGAATGAGAGCTCCAAACTTTTGCCAACACCCAAGGGGACTAAATCTCCTAACAAA AGTGTTGGAACGATTCCGACAACAACGGAGGGGCTTCGAGGACGAGGAAGAGCGTCCTTGCCGTACAACGACGTGTACCGGAAGTCACTCGGTACCAAAACGTGCTCCAAACTACCCTCCGCAATACATACGTCTGACCGACTCCGGGATCGATTACGAAAAGTGCGAACTGACCTTCAGGTAAAGATGCTACAGGAGGCTGATCTTCATAATGGTtgcgagaaaaatcaaaaaccttTCAGAGAACGTCACGAAGTGATCTAG
- the LOC110117171 gene encoding uncharacterized protein LOC110117171 isoform X2, with translation MRRAGSLRACQARSWTTETSNLQNKRAQTAGILRSGLYQSRVSPTTSSTRTENSGQRSTSVQKRRVFQRSLPASKPSSFSGGDKGATWTSKETETTSSSFTCHRSSCPVHSEKEKSASGSTTTSGIHGSVRHANKWENNTNRMHAHVITRTNNKSIGGFFDRPATQPPTRSVEPREIRSYSNNLRSEVAPHRDPIKQWIAEKLTTLEKRDQSFPRRQSAQYRTSTSDSVAEYRPSTAAPTIRTPSGVTDQSADRAGKNQATERRFHRSPAATRPEVRKTRLVLSNGTRMVERNFLSGSSRPFTANESSKLLPTPKGTKSPNKCEVQRLQSVGTIPTTTEGLRGRGRASLPYNDVYRKSLGTKTCSKLPSAIHTSDRLRDRLRKVRTDLQVKMLQEADLHNGCEKNQKPFRERHEVI, from the exons ATGCGCCGGGCGGGATCTCTTCGCGCTTGTCAGGCGAGGTCCTGGACCACGGAGACTTCGAATCTGCAAAATAAACGCGCACAAACCGCAGGGATTTTGAG ATCTGGTTTATATCAGTCCCGAGTATCTCCCACGACCAGTTCCACGCGCACTGAAAATTCCGGACAGCGATCTACGAGCGTCCAGAAACGCAGGGTCTTTCAAAGATCGTTACCTGCATCGAAACCCTCGTCATTTTCTGGGGGTGACAAAGGGGCTACATGGACCTCAAAAGAGACTGAAACTACCTCGAGTTCCTTCACCTGCCATCGTTCGTCCTGCCCGGTACacagcgaaaaagaaaaatcagcgtCAGGATCGACGACTACATCTGGAATTCACGGATCGGTACGCCACGCGAATAAGTGGGAAAATAACACGAATCGAATGCACGCTCACGTCATTACCAGGACGAACAATAAAAG CATTGGAGGGTTCTTTGATAGGCCGGCGACCCAGCCCCCTACGCGGTCAGTTGAACCCCGTGAAATTCGGAGCTACTCGAATAACCTTCGCTCCGAAGTGGCCCCACATCGTGATCCCATAAAGCAGTGGATAGCCGAAAAACTAACGACATTGGAAAAGCGGGACCAAAGTTTTCCACGACGACAGTCTGCGCAGTACAGGACGTCGACGAGC GATTCCGTAGCCGAATATCGACCTTCAACTGCGGCACCTACGATCAGAACGCCTTCCGGAGTCACCGATCAGAGCGCGGATAGAGCTGGCAAAAATCAAGCAACCGAACGACGTTTTCACAG GTCACCTGCGGCTACGAGACCGGAGGTCCGAAAGACGAGGCTTGTATTATCGAACGGTACGCGGATGGTGGAAAGAAACTTTCTTAGTGGCTCTTCTAGGCCTTTCACCGCGAATGAGAGCTCCAAACTTTTGCCAACACCCAAGGGGACTAAATCTCCTAACAAA TGCGAGGTACAACGTCTGCAGAGTGTTGGAACGATTCCGACAACAACGGAGGGGCTTCGAGGACGAGGAAGAGCGTCCTTGCCGTACAACGACGTGTACCGGAAGTCACTCGGTACCAAAACGTGCTCCAAACTACCCTCCGCAATACATACGTCTGACCGACTCCGGGATCGATTACGAAAAGTGCGAACTGACCTTCAGGTAAAGATGCTACAGGAGGCTGATCTTCATAATGGTtgcgagaaaaatcaaaaaccttTCAGAGAACGTCACGAAGTGATCTAG
- the LOC105688920 gene encoding nucleoporin SEH1-A isoform X1 produces the protein MFEAHSINAEHKDLIHDIAYDFYGQRMATCSSDQFVKVWDEDEHDNWYLTASWKAHSGSVWKVTWAHPEFGQVLATCSFDRTAAVWEEIVGERSGPGERGMHHWVRRTNLVDSRTSVTDVKFAPKTLGLLLATCSADGVIRIYEAPDVMNLSQWTLQHEISCKLPCSCVTWNPSLSRLHPPMLAVGSDDTNVSSGGKVFVYEYSENSRRWTKTETLSNVVEPVHDIAFAPNLGRSFHTLAIATKDVRIITLKPMQDSAQSGLSRFEITTAAQFDDHYCTVWRVCWNIMGTILASSGDDGCVRLWKDNYVNNWKCVAVLKGDGTSAQSADIPQIATPPSHSTGAQAPLSTTRNITIATVTAEKPTATILSTSKWQAPVIKGRFSKSVWLGNPSEPSPPPPPIIERPKPKK, from the exons ATGTTCGAAGCGCACAGCATAAATGCAGAACATAAGGATTTGATACACGACATAGCCTATGATTTCTATGGGCAACGAATGGCAACATGCTCCAGCGACCAATTCGTAAAG GTTTGGGATGAGGACGAGCATGATAATTGGTATTTAACGGCATCATGGAAAGCGCATAGTGGATCAGTCTGGAAAGTAACTTGGGCTCATCCTGAGTTTGGTCAAGTCTTGGCGACATGCTCTTTTGATCGAACTGCTGCAGTTTGGGAAGAAATTG TTGGCGAACGTTCAGGGCCTGGAGAGCGTGGAATGCATCATTGGGTGCGGAGAACGAATCTGGTGGATTCTCGTACGTCTGTAACCGATGTAAAGTTTGCTCCAAAAACATTAGGTCTTCTTCTGGCAACGTGTAGCGCTGATGGAGTCATTAGAATTTATGAAGCACCTGATGTCATGAACTTAAGTCAGTGGACTCTGCAGCATGAGATTAGTTGTAAACTACCCTGCAGTTGCGTGACATGGAACCCTTCGTTATCACG ACTCCATCCACCTATGTTGGCAGTGGGAAGCGACGACACAAATGTGTCTAGTGGAGGAAAGGTTTTTGTCTATGAATACTCGGAAAACAGTAGACGGTGGACGAAAACTGAAACATTGTCAAATGTAGTTGAGCCTGTTCACGATATTGCCTTTGCCCCAAATTTGGGACGTAGTTTTCACACTCTGGCAATAGCGACTAAGGATGTTCGGATAATCACTCTGAAACCCATGCA AGACTCAGCTCAGAGTGGTTTATCTCGGTTTGAAATAACAACTGCTGCCCAGTTCGACGATCATTATTGCACGGTCTGGCGGGTGTGCTGGAATATCATGGGGACGATATTAGCGAGTTCCGGCGACGACGGCTGTGTTCGATTGTGGAAAGACAATTATGTAAATAATTGGAAGTGTGTCGCAGTATTGAAGGGAGATGGAACTTCGGCTCAGAGTGCCGATATACCACAGATAGCTACACCCCCAAGTCACTCTACCGGAGCACAAGCGCCTCTCTCTACGACAAG AAACATCACTATAGCAACGGTAACCGCAGAGAAACCAACGGCAACAATATTATCTACTAGTAAATGGCAAGCTCCTGTGATAAAAGGTCGTTTCAGCAAGTCTGTATGGTTGGGAAATCCGAGCGAACCTtctccaccaccaccccccatTATAGAGCGTCCAAAACCAAAGAAGTAA
- the LOC105688920 gene encoding nucleoporin SEH1-A isoform X2 → MFEAHSINAEHKDLIHDIAYDFYGQRMATCSSDQFVKVWDEDEHDNWYLTASWKAHSGSVWKVTWAHPEFGQVLATCSFDRTAAVWEEIVGERSGPGERGMHHWVRRTNLVDSRTSVTDVKFAPKTLGLLLATCSADGVIRIYEAPDVMNLSQWTLQHEISCKLPCSCVTWNPSLSRLHPPMLAVGSDDTNVSSGGKVFVYEYSENSRRWTKTETLSNVVEPVHDIAFAPNLGRSFHTLAIATKDVRIITLKPMQDSAQSGLSRFEITTAAQFDDHYCTVWRVCWNIMGTILASSGDDGCVRLWKDNYVNNWKCVAVLKGDGTSAQSADIPQIATPPSHSTGAQAPLSTTRYYKLGSISHPNQVPWH, encoded by the exons ATGTTCGAAGCGCACAGCATAAATGCAGAACATAAGGATTTGATACACGACATAGCCTATGATTTCTATGGGCAACGAATGGCAACATGCTCCAGCGACCAATTCGTAAAG GTTTGGGATGAGGACGAGCATGATAATTGGTATTTAACGGCATCATGGAAAGCGCATAGTGGATCAGTCTGGAAAGTAACTTGGGCTCATCCTGAGTTTGGTCAAGTCTTGGCGACATGCTCTTTTGATCGAACTGCTGCAGTTTGGGAAGAAATTG TTGGCGAACGTTCAGGGCCTGGAGAGCGTGGAATGCATCATTGGGTGCGGAGAACGAATCTGGTGGATTCTCGTACGTCTGTAACCGATGTAAAGTTTGCTCCAAAAACATTAGGTCTTCTTCTGGCAACGTGTAGCGCTGATGGAGTCATTAGAATTTATGAAGCACCTGATGTCATGAACTTAAGTCAGTGGACTCTGCAGCATGAGATTAGTTGTAAACTACCCTGCAGTTGCGTGACATGGAACCCTTCGTTATCACG ACTCCATCCACCTATGTTGGCAGTGGGAAGCGACGACACAAATGTGTCTAGTGGAGGAAAGGTTTTTGTCTATGAATACTCGGAAAACAGTAGACGGTGGACGAAAACTGAAACATTGTCAAATGTAGTTGAGCCTGTTCACGATATTGCCTTTGCCCCAAATTTGGGACGTAGTTTTCACACTCTGGCAATAGCGACTAAGGATGTTCGGATAATCACTCTGAAACCCATGCA AGACTCAGCTCAGAGTGGTTTATCTCGGTTTGAAATAACAACTGCTGCCCAGTTCGACGATCATTATTGCACGGTCTGGCGGGTGTGCTGGAATATCATGGGGACGATATTAGCGAGTTCCGGCGACGACGGCTGTGTTCGATTGTGGAAAGACAATTATGTAAATAATTGGAAGTGTGTCGCAGTATTGAAGGGAGATGGAACTTCGGCTCAGAGTGCCGATATACCACAGATAGCTACACCCCCAAGTCACTCTACCGGAGCACAAGCGCCTCTCTCTACGACAAGGTACTACAAGTTAGGTTCCATCAGTCATCCTAATCAAGTACCGTGGCATTGA